CTGTCAATCCAAACATCTAGTCTCTTCTTTGAATTATTTGTTACTTCGTAGAAAGatggcattttttttttatactcaTTCTTCCTAAAAACACAATTTGAGATCAAAAAATAgttttattaatcaaaatttctcaaaaaataaaaaaatcattaaatactctttaaaaaataaaaaaatatgttggTACGGTATCGAAccggtaccgtaccataccaATCGACGACTGGAATGGCATCTGATACCGATTCCGAAAACTTTGATCTCAAGACTCGACTTGTGGCTCAAGACTACAAACAGCAACAGGATATTGATTTTGCATAATTTTTTTCACTGATCGTCAAGCCAACGACTATTATTCGTACTGTTATTCTATTGCTTTCTCCTTTGAGTGGCCGCTTCGACAACTTGATGTGAAGAATGCCTTTTTTCATAGTGTTTTCtttgaagaagtctatatgaaacAATCACCTGACTTTGTGAATCCTTCTTTTCCTCATCATGTCTGCCACCTACGGAAAGCCATCTATGGACTCAAGAAGACACCTCGAGCTTGATTTCGACGCtttactttctttctttctaaGATTGATTTTATTAAAAGTACTACAGATCCTTCCATGTTTATTTGTCGCTCCTCTTCTGGCACTCTCATTCTTCTCCTATATGTTGACAATATCATTGTTAATAGAAGCTCCTCCTCTCTTTTAGAGGCTCTCATAGACATTCTACAATGAGAGTTTGCAATGGACTTGGGACCTCTACATTATTTTTTGGGCATTGAAGTCACAAGCTCACTATCTGATCTTCATCTGACTCAACAGAAATACACACTTTAACTACTTGAGCGTCATGATTTTCTCACAAATAAACCAGTTGCTACTCTCTCCGAGTGCTCATCTCTGGACTCATGAATGGCgccttcttgcagatccctttaCTTATCATCAAATAGTTGGTGCTTTGCAATATCTTACTTTCACAAGATCTGACATCTCATATGTTGTTAATATGGTTGCTCAGTATCTCCATGCACCTCACGAGACACATATGCAAGCTGTTAAATATCTTTTTCGGTACATTCATAGGACACTATCCTATAGCATTTCCATCTCCCACTGTCTGAATCCATCACTTACTGGACTGGTTGTCCAGATACACGGAGGTCCACTTCGAGGTATTGCATATTTTTTGGACCTAATCTTATCTCCTGATCAGCTAAGAAGCAGCCAACCATTTCTCACTCTAGTTTTGAAGCAAAGTATCGATCTGTGGCCTACACATTGATCGAGACAGTCTGGATTCATTGGCTACTTCATGATCTTGGCGTCTCCTTATGACACTCTATTTGCATCTATTGTGATAATCTTAACACAATATATCTTTCTGTAAATCCTGTTTTACATGTCCATAGAAACACATTGAACTTGATCATCACCTTTTGCGGGAGAAAGTTCAATCAGGTGATTTGGATGTGGTCCATATCTCTTCTAACAAACAACTTGCTGACATTTTTACCAAATCTTTATCCACTTCTCGATTTTTAATTTTGCGCACCAGTCTTCGCCTCCATGCCAAGGATGCTCAGCTTGTGGGGGGATGTTAGGATTGCATATTTCTTTCCATATATAGTGGTTAGGAttgcatatttctttcaatatatagTGGAGGTTTTTATGGTATTATTTGTTGTATTATTGCTGGCCTATGTTGCCATATATCTGCTGTATTTCTAGTGTATTATTGTTGGCTTATGTtgccatatatgaatatcctgtACTCTATATTGGTTAATGAAATTCTAGATGGTAAGCTCCTTTGCCCCTCTTTCACCATCCTCCAACTCTTGAGACCCACATAGTTGCAGTACTAATTATGCTTATAATATCAACAATCCAATCAAGTCTACATCATCTGAATTTGATTTAAGAGGAACCAATCTTGAAATTCCAAATTTTTATAGCATAATAGAACAAGAAGGGtttaagaatttgatttcatGCCTTAACATCGAGAAAACGATCTTAGAAGAAAAAATCATTTACCAATATCATTGGAGACCCATATTTCTCAATGAAAGCACTAATGCAATTTGTTCTTATTTCGCACCAACTTTTCGTAAAAtgcaaattaaaatatcagaactCCATATACCCAAAGTGTTTGACACAGAACCAATAGATAAATCATGTTGAATCAGCCATTTTGGGGTAGCCCATGTACCAGTCTAAGTTAAAAGTCTAGTCACATATTGtttatccatgattagtatataatGGTTGTTATCCTTAAATTATGTGTTTATAATTTAAAATGTATCTTTGACAATTTATTGAAGTATTTTGTTCATCTTTTAGAAAGTTGTAAGCATCAATGCATTGAGAAATGTGAGGCCATCTTGTGACTATATAATTAGATACTTAGTAGGGAAAGAAACATAATGAAGAATTGGGAATGAAATGTGTTAATCTTTCCTTTTAGTAGTGGACTTCACTTAACATCCctcttttattctattttatcccATTCTATGTTATACTTTCTTCCATGCCTATGATTTAGAGTGTGCCAGTTTTGGAGGACTAGGGTTTATAATTAGATCTGCTAATGGATTGAGTTTTGTTCACAACTTAATCCACATCTGACCATTTTCTGAACATGCTTCCTAAGTGCTCATAAGCAGGCATAactataagaaaaaagaaacaagaatTAACCTAAATCAAGCATTTTAACCTTATCCACAATTTCATTGAAACAAATTAAGTGAGAACAAAaatatccaaaagttggatgaagAATGGCCAAGCAGCTGAAGTGCAGAAACTCCAGTAGTTTAGGATAGATTTTACCCAAATTTCAGACAATGATAGATATAAAACAACTCAAATAAATGAAATAAGGCTTTTAGCTGTTATGTTTTAATTTGGAAAAGTAGATATAACAGCACAGACAATGCACCATATTACTTGTGATAGTATTAAAAGGGTACTTTATGGAATACCAACCTAAGCATAGAATTCTGTTTCCCATATATGGAAATGCTTACAACTCACTGCGGTAAGAGATAAATGTCAAAATGGACAAGGATGGCATATTCTGGTAGAAAGCAGTCATGGTACTATATAATTTAGCCATAATTCAGGTACACCAATATGGAAGTAccaaaatagatataaataaataaataaaaaataacatgcaTCAAACAATAATTACAAACAAAATTCAAATCATAACAATTAATGAATGGAAGCACTTTAATCTATTGAATATAATAATAGAACCGATTCAACTTTCAAGGTGATACATATTATATAAACCATGAAAAAGACAATGCATATCATACCACATAGGTGAGCTGTTAAAGATGCTGCGTCAATATAATCAGATATGATAAGCCTCTCATGTTCTTTCGGACCCCAATAATAACCCCTTAGAGACACTATATTTGGATGCCTGATGTTTCCAAGTTTTTTTGCTTCCCTGCCAAATTCCTTCTTACTCTTTGCAATTCCTTCTCTCAGCCACTTAATGGTCAAAACATGGCCACTTTCAAGGGTAGCTTTATAAGAGGTTCCATGACAGCTTCTACCAATAACTTCTGCAGGAGCATGGGAAAGTTCCTCTGCTGTAAACATAAATGAGTTGTCAAAGAGATGCAAATCTCCAGCCAGTCTATCTGGGGAATGCACACTAAGAATAGAAGGATGCTGGGATATATATGGATCACTAGGTGGGGAGGAAATGATGACGGACATCGAAGATTTCACTCCATTCTTTGCTGGGGAACTACTGATTGTTGCATGATCATCGTGCCCAGCTTTTGTTGATGAACCTTGAATGTTGGGTTCCGCAGACTCTCTGGGAGCCAACGCAATGTTACCATGCTCTAGAGGCATAGACACAGACCTTGATGAAAATAAGTGATCCTGAGAGGAactcaaagaagcagaaggtggatccACACTTTGCCATTGCCCAAAAAGTTGAGGAATGGGAGACTTCTGCTTATCATCACCTTTCCCTCTGTTCGCATTGGACACCCTATAATAgatcagtattatcacagtaattACACTAAGAAAAATTGCACCAGCAATTAAAGCATATCTAACAGCATTTTTCTTGTGATCACCATGTACTCCTTTATCAGTGAAGTTGGAAACATTTGAAGAAGGTACATGAGGAAAAATTAGTAGGTCATTCCCTGGATGAAATGATGAATCAGTAAATCTCAGCAAGTTATCAGGAACAATGCCAGAGAGATTATTGTATGAGACATTGAATCCAACAAGGCCTTCAGGGAAATTGTCAGGTATAGTGCCCTTAAAATGGTTATTAGACAAATCAATGTATAGCAACCTGTGAAGCATACCAATTTCTTTTGGGATCTGTCCTGAAATATTGTTTCTTCCAATATTCAGCAATTGTAGTGCTGTCAATTCACCAATTTCTTGCGGCAAAGAACCATTTAAGGTATTATTCGAAAGATCAAGAGAGACCAAATTCGAATTTTGGGTCAGGAGTACTGGAACATCTGAGGAAGGGGAAATTGTACCCTGAGAGTTTGCGAATGGGATAGGTCCAGTAAAGCTATTTCCTGAAAGATTTAGATCCCTCAATCTTGATGATGTAAATAGACTTGGAGGTAGAAGTCCATTTAGTTGGTTAAGACTGAGGTCAATAACATTTATGGCTGGATATGTCCCAATCACAAGTGGAAGTTCCCCCATCAACAAGTTGTTTGAAACCTTGAAAGAGGTCAGCCTCAGAAACTGAGATGTTTCATTTGGCAAAGTTCCTGTCAGTTTGTTTGAACTCAGATCTATAACTTCCACATAATTTCCCCAACTCTGAATTATGGATAAGTTTCCAGAAAGCATGTTATTACTCAAATCCACAATAGCACAACTCCCTACCCTGACAGGCAGAGAACCTGACAGTTTATTTGTGGAGAGATTCAAATTCTTCAGAGTTGCAGAAGTTATGCTTTGCACTGGACCTGCATTAAAAGAAGACAATGGAGATTGAATTGGATGCCCAAAAATGAATTTACAAAAAAAAGGCAATCAAATAGAGTATGGAACTTTAAATTACAAAGATTTGTAAACAACAACAGCTGGACATTTTGCAAACATCATGCAACAATTATGTGATGTACTCAGCACAGTTGAAGTACAGTATCTGTGCATGGAATCAGTTCAATCAGAACTTGGCATCCTAAAATTATATGAATAAGAACTTTTAAACTCAAGACTAATTACCTGAAAGTTGGTTGCTGCTTAGGTCAAGTTCAGTCAATACCATTGAATTTTCTTTGATCAATGCTTCAGGCAAAGAACCAGAGAACTGATTGTTTCCCAGACGTAGAATCTTGAGTGAAACTATAAAATTGAAAGAAGGGACGTAACCACTAAGCTGATTGAAACTGGCATCAAACACCTCCAAACTGTCAAATAAAGGAATCGGATCTTTGGCCAATAGCTCCCCGGACAACCTGTTGTGGCTAACATTTAGGTACTGTAATGAGCTAATAATTTCAGAGGACCCATCAGCCATTGACTTCACTGATCCAGAAAACTGGTTCTGGCTGAGATCGACATGAACCACACTTTGCAGTTGGCCAAGAATACCATCTATACCACCAGAAAAACTGTTACCCCGCAAGTCTAAATACTTCAGCCGTCTTAGATTTCCTAAACCAGAAGGCACCATACCCCCAAAGTTATTCGAAGATAGATTCAGATACACCAGATTCACCATTTTTGTCAACTCAAGAGGTACATTTCCAACAAGCAAATTCTGTGATATATCCAGAAACTCCAGAGAGCTCGCAGACCCCAGTTCAGAGGGGAGAATTCCCATTAATTGATTGTTCGACAGAGAAAGGTTCCGAAGCATCCCCATTCTAGCAAAGTTGGACAGACTAATGTTACCTACCAAAGCCATGTCGTTCAATGTGACTGAGGAAACCCGACCACCACTACACTGGACTCCATACCAGTTTCGAGGACAACCACTAGAATCTGGCGAGTCGCCACGATTCCAAGTACCGAAGACATGCCCCAAAGGGTCTCCCTTGATCCCTTTCTTGAACTCCAAGAGTGCATCTACATCTGAACTTCCTCTGGCAAGTCCTACCCATATCACCACAAACAGAACTATGAACCGCATTCCCTAAGCTACGCAGACTGACCCGAGAGCGACGAGGGCCTTACAGAATCTACAGCTGAAACGGGAAAATTCTAAAATGAAAGAAGAGTGGAACAGAAGAAACCCAATGAAACATCCAACTAATTGAAAGTAAATCTAACACTCTAATCCTTCACAAAAGAAGGAAGCTGAATAGAACTTCTTCATGGATACCAATTCTCTAGCAACTTACTCGGAAAGAAATACTGAATTATATGAACAAATCCAAGAATGGAAATTAACATAAACCCTAACAACGAAAAAGTCAAACCAAGAGTATTACCTGACCCAACAAAATCCAACTCCACAGTAATTCACTTCAAAAATGTCCGACAAGAACGATAAAGAAGAAGATAGGAAACTTACTCAGAGTCTAAACAAATTTAGATGGAATTTCAGCTCATAGACATCAATCCGAGCAAACAAAAACACCAATTAGACATTTTAATAGAACAGAATTACCAGCAACACATACCAAATCAAgcaatgaggaagaaaaagagagcagAAAGGATAAGAGGACTCCAGATCAGAATGGATGAGAAAGAGCGGTAACTAGTAGAAAGAGGTACTCTTTTTTGGTAGTTGGGGTTGGGGGATTGGTGGAGGGAAGAAAGGAAATGGGAGAATAAATTGAGAGTCAGAGATAGAATTTCTGTGGTGGAGGGGAGGGAATGGCGAGAGAGATTAGACTTTTATCGGCAACATTCTCTCTTGGAATCTTCATCTGCTCTTGTGGTGGTGGAAGGGGAAGGAATCAAGAAAAAGAGACAAAGAAGACAAGATCCCTGCTATTCTGAAGAGTTTGGGTTGGGGGGTGGgtgtgggagagagagagaatgggaCCGTGGTGCAGAGAGACGGGGTAGAAAGAGCCAATGGAGTTCtctctgcttcctctttctctctccacgCACAATTGCAGTGCAGACGTACGGTTGGCTTTTCAGCGATGCTTGGAGTGGAGGAGGTATGTAAATAATTACTACATAAAATTTAGATGATGAAAAGTTGGAGACCTTCCATTGTCGTCTAGTCCGGTTTAGGATATCTGGTTTTCACTCAGGCGACTTGGGTTCAAAACCCGGCAATGGAAGTTATTTCAATTTTCCCCTTTTTTGGGTATTTTCTCTGAAATACTGTGGGTTATGTTAACTCGATGCATTGATTTTTACTTGCTATGTTCTTtccattttcctttttttttttttttttttgcattttctAGAAATACTGTGGATTATGTTAATCCAATGCATTGATCTTTACTTACTATGTTCATTCCattttcctttgtttttttttttttgcattttctAGAAAATACTCTGGATTAAGTTATTCCGATGCATGATTTTTACTTctgcattttttttattttttttggaaaggAAGCTATTCCGATAGAGGCAAGGGTCCATGctccaatatatatatttttttgtttacatatatttttctcaatttttatagTGAGTGATGATTAAATACTTGTTCTCCTAGCACATATACTAATTAATTATCTTGAGTGTTCTCTACTAGCCCTCCTATCTTATTACTTTGTCCTCGTGATTTGCTACCACCATTGGTACAGAGAAAAATGGAATTATCGGCTTTTAGTCGCCAACACTAGTTAGAAGTGACCACAATTTTTAAATGTTCCCCCACCTATTTAGGATGCATTGGCTTTTAACGATACGTATAAGGGTGGCCTATTTGGATTTCAAGATGGTGCTTATAAGTATCATTGGGATCCAATAATAGAGCTTTTAGCGATATTTATCAACGTCATTAGATGCGATTTCACAGTATCCTTATAACCATCATCGGGATCCAATAAATCCTAGCATCATTGTGATCCAGCAAATCCCAATCCATCATGCCCTAGGTCCTATCTGCTTCTTCGATCCTCCTCCTCTTACCTTCATTACCAAGCTTCTAGAAGTAGCCTAACTCTTCTTCACCAGCTTCTCCTTCTCCCAAGAGTGATGGAGCACCTTCCCTGTCAATCAAGCGTTGGTTGTTTTCTTTGTTCATCTTATTtgtacaattttatttttttatgctattttttaatttatgattttatggTTTATGAAGAATCGTCAAAGGAAAAATAGAGTTGGTGGAGAttgctgttggaaaatatatcctaaagccaatcatttgacgattgtgttaattataaatgaatatgaattgataaataataaaagttatttgactttttccaTCACAAGatgacatcttctaacgaactcctatattgtgatgaagttcttaagactactttgatcgataaagaaagatttatcgcgtagtccttaaactggttcacgaccaaatgatacattattactaggatgatagcaatatcaagtataggtcattgtgtaccatatgcattggttatccttgtaatcaaatggtatggagacactgatatagtATGCAagtaagatataggagtacatctcattgaacatgaccaactgcagagcactctgctgtcaagaatagctcgtgaaggatatgaatataagtatccctccgacctaagatcactatagtgacttgcaagcaactcactgtactttggtgctggactaactgagtttttaattcagtgacaaaagatttctagatgcagtcaagtacttatcaagtcagtgtgtgagtcaagatgagattgacccctccaaaatAGTAGGAGTTATGTatgaatgtatttcaatttagcaaaatttgagtccgaataatctatgtgataggtttgaaagattgaaatacaatgtggatgacttatctaggattgacagttaaatcttaggtcatcctccaGCATTTtgattaaaaggatgaattatacgataatcatatgccagtatgttcttgaatgttgcttcgccatcattcgacctatccagatgtcgggtcaccattgctagatggttatatcaattagttcaaaaatttatttctgtgctatagGCTTAAGTtccaacctataagatcacactcaaaagaagtttttaactgatcatgtggctgatcaacgattgagaatcattcaaaggcttaataattaatttgattgatggttaaccttatgcataagttggaataaatttattcatcaagtgttagtgaattaatgaaagattaattagcagttagattgctgattaattcaatttgattgagcaaaaagaattaaataaaatctaattgaattagattcaattagatttgatctaattaggtgatgagatgacttaatcgctaagagagaagtatccttgatttgatcagaactttaattcaatcaatttctaatttgattaagatttaattaaaaatttataaatctaattagattgaatttcatctattttatttgggttaaatcagatgtgatttagtttgaattcaaataagaaaattaagagtccatattgcattggactcttcttCCTTGTGCACCAAATTTTCAACGTCCATATTTCTTCACACCAAGTGattttttatatgagattttttcatgccaaaagcTCTTTCCCTTCTCTTTCTCATATCCAAAATTggatgaaatctaattttaaatggtatgttcaaattagatttgaattggatacctTAAAGATAATATTTGATATTATCTACAACCTTGCCGCCACTTGCCTTTTATTCtctttattttgtgcgacaacatGAGGGAATTTTTTCATGGAAAATCAAATAATGATCCGATTCAccatgaaaaattatgaaaagagGCATCCCATGCTTGTTTTGGCATGGATTAGTGAAGGGAGGCGACATCTCTCGGAAACCAAGATCTCTAAGACTCTTCATCCCAACCTTATTACACACTAATAAAAAGGGCTTTTATTGATTCTTTTGTGCGTGTAAGTTAGAAAAGAAAGAGTTCTCTATGTTGAGAAGGTTTTGGGGTGTGGGTTCATGGAGAAAAAGAATAGGAGAGTCTTTCTTTTTTGGGTGTGTACAAAACCTAGTTTCTAGGGTTTTattcctaagggtttgggaagaggaaaaaaataagagagaaactgttttcttctctatctttcttccacctcttcatctcctccaaacaTTCATCTTCAACCTTTAGAAAGATTttagaaatttgaaaaaaaaatctagatcagtcaaggagaaggtcttcatgcgagctagcactcccgagaagaccgatcagatcgagacttcGAGTAGACTTTCCGTAGAGATCGGACATATGTGCAACTATGAACAATCAGTAAGGATCATCTTTACTACATCTCTCAGCAGCAACAATCATcgatcctgttgggtataaaatacccccagtcgaagtcctccacagaatcaatggctccgccaacaaggccaacctcaaaagaaatctccacccgggctcccacgggagccagacttcatcctcgacgaccaacaacttcagctacaagatagctccgcccggactcctacgggagtcgggccccgccgacgactccaacgactgcagacagacttcgtccggactcctacgggagccggactccgccgacaacttcgacctcaagaggactccgcccgaactcctatgggagccgggctctgctctcagtatcaactgctggtaagctccgtccggactcctacgggagccagactccgccgacaacttcgacctcaagaggactccacccggactcctacgggagccgagctctgctctcagtatcaactgctggtaagttccgttcggactcctacgggagccggactccacccacgaccccaaccgcaaggaggacccctcccggacttctacagaggccggactccgaccgctgccgagcctcaatcaacagatctgcgccccctggcaggtcacaataacaaccatgatcctgttccacttcctgtagcggattccgcgcggctccatcaccccctgcggcggacccattactctctgacaggctgtgtcaacggccacgattctgctccgctccctgcggcaggtgctgcgcgactctactactctctgacaactagcggcaatggacgccgctctactacctgcaacaggctctacgtggcaggccatgacaatagccatgggtctactccactacccttcgcaataaattcccctgaccatgggcggcccactaccaga
Above is a genomic segment from Elaeis guineensis isolate ETL-2024a chromosome 1, EG11, whole genome shotgun sequence containing:
- the LOC105044741 gene encoding LRR receptor-like serine/threonine-protein kinase GHR1 isoform X1; translation: MRFIVLFVVIWVGLARGSSDVDALLEFKKGIKGDPLGHVFGTWNRGDSPDSSGCPRNWYGVQCSGGRVSSVTLNDMALVGNISLSNFARMGMLRNLSLSNNQLMGILPSELGSASSLEFLDISQNLLVGNVPLELTKMVNLVYLNLSSNNFGGMVPSGLGNLRRLKYLDLRGNSFSGGIDGILGQLQSVVHVDLSQNQFSGSVKSMADGSSEIISSLQYLNVSHNRLSGELLAKDPIPLFDSLEVFDASFNQLSGYVPSFNFIVSLKILRLGNNQFSGSLPEALIKENSMVLTELDLSSNQLSGPVQSITSATLKNLNLSTNKLSGSLPVRVGSCAIVDLSNNMLSGNLSIIQSWGNYVEVIDLSSNKLTGTLPNETSQFLRLTSFKVSNNLLMGELPLVIGTYPAINVIDLSLNQLNGLLPPSLFTSSRLRDLNLSGNSFTGPIPFANSQGTISPSSDVPVLLTQNSNLVSLDLSNNTLNGSLPQEIGELTALQLLNIGRNNISGQIPKEIGMLHRLLYIDLSNNHFKGTIPDNFPEGLVGFNVSYNNLSGIVPDNLLRFTDSSFHPGNDLLIFPHVPSSNVSNFTDKGVHGDHKKNAVRYALIAGAIFLSVITVIILIYYRVSNANRGKGDDKQKSPIPQLFGQWQSVDPPSASLSSSQDHLFSSRSVSMPLEHGNIALAPRESAEPNIQGSSTKAGHDDHATISSSPAKNGVKSSMSVIISSPPSDPYISQHPSILSVHSPDRLAGDLHLFDNSFMFTAEELSHAPAEVIGRSCHGTSYKATLESGHVLTIKWLREGIAKSKKEFGREAKKLGNIRHPNIVSLRGYYWGPKEHERLIISDYIDAASLTAHLCESEQRKLYPLSLRQRLDIAVDTARCLDCLHNEKAIPHGNLKSTNILIQAPNLNALLTDYSLHRIMNPAGMAEQVLNAGALGYRPPEFASTSKPCPSLKSDVYAFGVILLELLTGKNAGEIVSGNPGIVDLTDWVKLLASENRSYECFDRHILEVDSAESPPRVLEDILRVALRCIRSASERPEIRTIFDDLSSITF
- the LOC105044741 gene encoding LRR receptor-like serine/threonine-protein kinase GHR1 isoform X2: MRFIVLFVVIWVGLARGSSDVDALLEFKKGIKGDPLGHVFGTWNRGDSPDSSGCPRNWYGVQCSGGRVSSVTLNDMALVGNISLSNFARMGMLRNLSLSNNQLMGILPSELGSASSLEFLDISQNLLVGNVPLELTKMVNLVYLNLSSNNFGGMVPSGLGNLRRLKYLDLRGNSFSGGIDGILGQLQSVVHVDLSQNQFSGSVKSMADGSSEIISSLQYLNVSHNRLSGELLAKDPIPLFDSLEVFDASFNQLSGYVPSFNFIVSLKILRLGNNQFSGSLPEALIKENSMVLTELDLSSNQLSGPVQSITSATLKNLNLSTNKLSGSLPVRVGSCAIVDLSNNMLSGNLSIIQSWGNYVEVIDLSSNKLTGTLPNETSQFLRLTSFKVSNNLLMGELPLVIGTYPAINVIDLSLNQLNGLLPPSLFTSSRLRDLNLSGNSFTGPIPFANSQGTISPSSDVPVLLTQNSNLVSLDLSNNTLNGSLPQEIGELTALQLLNIGRNNISGQIPKEIGMLHRLLYIDLSNNHFKGTIPDNFPEGLVGFNVSYNNLSGIVPDNLLRFTDSSFHPGNDLLIFPHVPSSNVSNFTDKGVHGDHKKNAVRYALIAGAIFLSVITVIILIYYRVSNANRGKGDDKQKSPIPQLFGQWQSVDPPSASLSSSQDHLFSSRSVSMPLEHGNIALAPRESAEPNIQGSSTKAGHDDHATISSSPAKNGVKSSMSVIISSPPSDPYISQHPSILSVHSPDRLAGDLHLFDNSFMFTAEELSHAPAEVIGRSCHGTSYKATLESGHVLTIKWLREGIAKSKKEFGREAKKLGNIRHPNIVSLRGYYWGPKEHERLIISDYIDAASLTAHLCDSDN